Proteins from one Osmerus mordax isolate fOsmMor3 chromosome 21, fOsmMor3.pri, whole genome shotgun sequence genomic window:
- the exosc1 gene encoding exosome complex component CSL4: protein MSPMKLCVPGERLCSTEDCIPGTGTYLRHGQVYSSLAGYVLRKNEGEELPVISVLRETETQLLPGVGAIVTCKVTSINPRFAKVHILYVGSTPLKDRFRGTIRKEDVRATEKDKVEVYKSFRPGDIVLAKVISLGDVQSNYLLTTGENELGVVVAHSEAGAQMVPISWCEMQCPRTHSKEFRKVARVQPEYLQA from the exons ATGTCGCCCATGaagctgtgtgttccag ggGAGAGGCTGTGCAGTACTGAGGACTGTATCCCCGGCACGGGCACCTACCTCCGCCACGGACAAGTGTACTCCTCACTGGCCGGATACGTCCTGCGGAAgaacgagggggaggag CTACCAGTGATCTCAGTCTTGagggaaacagaaacacagctACTACCTGGCGTGGGAGCGATAGTCACGTGTAAG GTGACAAGCATCAACCCCAGGTTTGCCAAGGTGCACATTCTCTACGTAGGCTCCACCCCTCTGAAAGACCGCTTCAGGGGTACcatcag GAAAGAAGATGTGAGAGCGACAGAAAAGGACAAG gtggaggtgtataAGAGCTTTCGTCCTGGAGACATCGTTTTGGCCAAAGTC ATCTCGCTGGGAGACGTCCAGTCCAACTACCTGTTGACGACGGGGGAGAACGAGCTGGGCGTGGTGGTGGCCCACAGCGAGGccg gaGCCCAGATGGTGCCCATCAGCTGGTGTGAGATGCAGTGTCCCAGGACGCACTCCAAGGAGTTCCGCAAGGTGGCGAGGGTGCAGCCGGAGTACCTGCAGGCGTGA
- the knop1 gene encoding lysine-rich nucleolar protein 1 — MVALEIARSKKKAGASAVKQEDPATVGDGPAKKDKKKKPRNGQDTPAAVGKNPSTDDGSVKKKKTVNREGGEQLREEVKEPSGSGDGNKGVERKNNKGGPSGKNYKVSRAPDANTVDPNTEVKEGGVENQQGSKRKKKKKKKSEEVQSATSEEVIIIEDDDEGREAGPDPGVKKKSRKQTTGRGDEEEDGTRGERRRKKKKASEEISGALQLSSEEEAGEAGKRRGRGTQTENRQKVKMEEGRGGGAEEGMGKKKRKREGVDLAKEEVEATEVQEVPRSCKKKKNLQKKREESSSSPADTAGMEETVEEKRKKKKMGKSSTHLEEEGDKVILIENGEPAKKKKAVPKPKEGKSEGADVNETKEKKKRKKREVETEKEETPDKVASEEGCPPLKTPKKKKKKGETPVKKMKIEREDSQDIETPGLVEVVFLSEKRGNTDEVTVNQARRLALQREVDQESHPNAPAAATAALGQWNSAQFDSTDKREKFLRLMGGFKKGSQPVAASGGRANMALGKEGQQSLQQGLLGEFERAQSRRMDFGGKGGGAWVLCAVQ; from the exons atggttgccttggagatagCTCGGTCGAAAAAGAAGGCGGGTGCGTCCGCGGTGAAGCAGGAGGACCCTGCGACCGTGGGGGACGGCCCCGCcaagaaagacaagaagaagaaacccAGGAACGGGCAGGACACTCCGGCTGCAGTCGGAAAAAACCCCTCCACAGACGACGGGAgcgtgaagaagaagaagactgtAAACcgcgagggaggagagcagctgagggaggaggtgaaggagccgTCGGGCTCTGGGGATGGTAACAAAGGGGTCGAAAGGAAAAATAACAAAGGCGGACCGAGCGGCAAAAATTACAAAGTATCCCGAGCGCCTGACGCCAACACTGTGGACCCAAACACggaggtgaaggaaggaggagtggaAAACCAACAGGGgtcgaagaggaagaagaagaagaagaaaaagagtgaAGAAGTCCAGTCAGCGACCAGCGAGGAGGTGATCATCATCGAAGACGACGACGAGGGGAGGGAAGCGGGGCCCGACCCCGGGGTGAAGAAGAAGAGCAGGAAACAGACGACAGGAAGAGGGGACGAAGAGGAGGACGGaacgagaggggagaggaggaggaagaagaagaaggcctCGGAGGAGATCTCCGgagccctccagctctcctcggAAGAAGAGGCGGGAGAggcggggaagaggagggggagggggactcaaacggagaacagacagaaggtgaagatggaggaggggaggggcggaggggcggaggaagggatggggaagaaaaagagaaaacgaGAGGGAGTGGATTTGgcgaaggaggaagtggaggcaaCAGAGGTACAGGAAGTGCCGAGAAGctgcaagaagaagaagaatctgcagaagaagagagaggagtcctCCAGCAGCCCTGCAGACACCGCAGGGATGGAGGAaacggtggaggagaagaggaagaagaagaagatggggAAATCCTCCACACAtctggaggaagagggtgacAAAGTGATTCTGATAGAAAACGGAGAGCCGgcgaaaaagaaaaaagcagTCCCAAAGCcgaaggagggaaagagcgaGGGAGCGGATGTCAATGAAacgaaagagaagaagaaaaggaagaagagggaggtggagacggAGAAGGAGGAAACGCCAGACAAGGTGGCTTCTGAGGAAGGCTGCCCTCCTTTAAAAacaccaaagaagaagaagaagaaaggggaGACTCCAGTGAAGAAGATGAAGATCGAGAGGGAAGACTCACAGGACATAGAG ACTCCCGGCCTGGTGGAGGTGGTCTTCCTGTCGGAGAAGCGGGGCAACACCGACGAGGTCACCGTCAACCAG GCGAGGAGGCTGGCCctgcagagggaggtggacCAGGAGTCACACCCGAACGCTCCAGCAGCAGCTACAGCG GCGCTGGGGCAGTGGAACTCTGCCCAGTTCGACAGCACCGACAAACGGGAGAAGTTCCTGCGTTTGATGGGCGGCTTCAAGAAGGGCTCTCAGCCAGTGGCAGCGAGCGGGGGGCGGGCCAACATGGCACTGGGGAAGGAGGGGCAGCAGAGCCTGCAGCAGGGGCTTCTGGGGGAGTTTGAGCGCGCTCAGTCTCGACGCATGGACTTTGGCGGcaaggggggcggggcttgggTTCTCTGCGCCGTCCAATAA
- the gprc5bb gene encoding LOW QUALITY PROTEIN: G protein-coupled receptor, class C, group 5, member Bb (The sequence of the model RefSeq protein was modified relative to this genomic sequence to represent the inferred CDS: inserted 2 bases in 1 codon), with amino-acid sequence MSSKMPLPLLLLLSLARCCSSQNPAAPPPRGCGSDVAPPYRALCDLEAVWGVVLEGVVCGGILTSLVLSLVLLGRRRYVRDPGQLSGLGPLLLLLASLLGLFSLALAFLVGRSPALCLLRRALWGPLHALCFSSLVTQGVRLKRLVSGHRSPSGGTLAGAALGLALVQGIVSGEWVLLTVAREGHSACDYPPLDFALVCGFALALLLVAMTLALAVVLCGGGGGEDEGGGGXGEGEGEKRRWRCNGVWLFLACLSSALLWVGWLGFYLYGDPALKAGSRARGRGRARGGGGVWDEPALAVALVSQGWVLLLFHAIPEAHLCLRSTAQADDHGYHDSGQPTLTRRFPEDAPHPLRVYGAENQAFSIEEHSAALRGGAYHNGHGGIRPGIPFRGHVYQPTEMALVMNGGTMPTAPVNYTGRQLW; translated from the exons ATGTCATCGAAG atgcccctccctctcctcctcctcctgtccctcgcCCGCTGCTGCTCCTCCCAGAACCccgccgcccctcccccccgcggGTGTGGCTCGGACGTGGCCCCGCCCTACCGCGCCCTGTGCGACCTGGAGGCGGTGTGGGGCGTGGTCCTGGAGGGCGTGGTCTGCGGGGGCATCCTCACCTCCCTAGTCCTCTCCCTGGTGCTGCTGGGGCGTCGGCGCTACGTCCGTGACCCAGGACAGCTCTCCGGCCTGGGcccgctgctcctcctgctggcCTCCCTCCTGGGGCTCTtctccctggccctggccttCTTGGTGGGCCGCAGCCCGGCCCTGTGCCTGCTCCGCCGGGCCCTCTGGGGCCCCCTGCACGCCCTGTGCTTCTCCAGCCTGGTGACCCAGGGCGTGAGGCTGAAGAGGCTGGTGTCTGGGCATCGCAGCCCATCCGGAGGCACCCTGGCTGGGGCGGCACTGGGGCTGGCCCTGGTCCAGGGGATCGTCTCCGGGGAGTGGGTGTTGCTGACGGTGGCCAGGGAGGGTCACTCGGCCTGCGACTACCCCCCGCTGGACTTTGCCCTAGTGTGCGGCTTCGCCCTGGCGCTGTTGCTGGTCGCCATGACGCTGGCGCTGGCTGTCGTGCtgtgcgggggcggggggggggaggacgagggggggggagg tggggaaggggaaggggagaagaggcGCTGGAGGTGTAACGGAGTGTGGCTCTTCCTGGCCTGCCTGTCCTCCGCCCTGCTGTGGGTCGGCTGGCTGGGCTTCTATCTCTATGGCGACCCGGCGCTGAAGGCGGGGTCGAGGgcgcgggggagggggagggcgcgggGCGGCGGGGGCGTG tGGGACGAGCCGGCGCTGGCGGTGGCATTGGTTTCGCAGGGCTGGGTCCTCCTGCTCTTCCATGCCATCCCAGAAGCCCACCTGTGCCTGCGGAGCACCGCCCAGGCGGACGACCACGGTTACCACGACAGCGGTCAGCCCACGCTGACGCGGCGCTTCCCGGAGGACGCCCCGCACCCGCTACGCGTCTACGGGGCGGAGAACCAAGCCTTCTCCATAGAGGAGCACAGCGCAG CTCTCAGAGGTGGAGCATACCATAATGGCCACGGGGGGATTCGTCCTGGCATCCCTTTCAGAGGCCATGTTTACCAACCAACTGAGATGGCCCTGGTGATGAACGGTGGGACG ATGCCCACAGCTCCTGTGAACTACACGGGCCGTCAACTTTGGTGA